Genomic window (Neorhizobium galegae bv. orientalis str. HAMBI 540):
GCGCAAGAAACGCGAGGAAATGCGGCGTCAGGGTATTCGTTTCGACGTAATCGGATTTCTCCTGGTCGCGACTTTCCTCGGGGCGCTGGAGCTGGTGCTTGACCGCGGCCAGGTCGAGGACTGGTTTGACTCGACCTTCATCATCGTCACCTCTGTGATCTGCGTCTCTGCCTTGCTGGCCTCGATCCCATGGCTTCTGACGGCGAAAAATCCTGCCGTCGATCTCAGGCTGCTTGCCACCCGGCAGTTCAGCTCCTGTTTTATCGTCATGCTGGCGACCGGCGCAATTCTGATTGCCACGACGCAATTCGTGCCGCAGGTGCTGCAGCAAAACTACGGGTACACCGCCACTTGGGCCGGCCTGGCGCTGTCTCCCGGCGGTTTCGTGACCATGGTCATGATGTTCGTTGCCGGCCAGTTGAGTTCGAAAGTCCAGCCAAAATACCTGATCGCCATCGGCGCCGGCATTATTGCCTTCGCGATGTATGACGTGACGCGCTTGAACCCCGACCTGAATTTCGGTTTCTTCGTCTGGTCCAGGCTCTATCTCGGGCTCGGCCTGCCGCTCATCTTCATTCCGATCACCTCGGCGTCCTATGCCGGGCTCAGGCCGGACCAGACGGACCAGGCTTCGGCGCTCATCAATGCGGCGCGCAACACCGGCGGCTCGATCGGCGTATCGATCGCATCCAACGTGCTCGCCCATCGTGAACAGTGGCACCAGAGCCGGCTTGTGGAGCACGTCGTTCCCTCCGACCCGGCCTTCATCGAGACGATGCGGAACCTGCAGCATTTCCTCATGGAGCGCGGCTCGCCCATGGCGGATGCGCAGAACCAGGCAGTTGGTCTTATCGGCGAGCAGGTACGGATGCAGGCGAGTTACCTCGCCTATATCGATGTCTTCCATGTGCTTGCGGTCATCTCTGCCTGCGCGATCCCGCTGGCGCTCATCCTGCGCAATATAGATTTGAAGGCCGGTGGCGGCGGTGGGGCGCACTGACGCCGTTCTGCGATCGATGCAGGGTTCATTGCTGTCGCCCAAGCTCATCGCGAAGTAGCTGGTCGATATGGAGACGATTAGCGGTGCTGCCATTCTTCAAGAAAAATCGAAGATTACGTCGAGGGACGACGTCGCAAAGCAACGCTCT
Coding sequences:
- a CDS encoding DHA2 family efflux MFS transporter permease subunit; the protein is MANAATTGGAGEERVDRSTNPWLVAVVVALAVFMEVLDTTIANVALRYISGGLAISSDEASWVVTTYLVSNAVALIASSFVAQRYGRKRFYLICLALFTIASILCGLAWNLPSLLIFRMIQGFAGGGMVPVSQSILSDSFPPEKRGQAFAVFGIAVVVAPVIGPTLGGYISDNFSWHWCFLINGPVGAFALVLVYLLVQEPEALRKKREEMRRQGIRFDVIGFLLVATFLGALELVLDRGQVEDWFDSTFIIVTSVICVSALLASIPWLLTAKNPAVDLRLLATRQFSSCFIVMLATGAILIATTQFVPQVLQQNYGYTATWAGLALSPGGFVTMVMMFVAGQLSSKVQPKYLIAIGAGIIAFAMYDVTRLNPDLNFGFFVWSRLYLGLGLPLIFIPITSASYAGLRPDQTDQASALINAARNTGGSIGVSIASNVLAHREQWHQSRLVEHVVPSDPAFIETMRNLQHFLMERGSPMADAQNQAVGLIGEQVRMQASYLAYIDVFHVLAVISACAIPLALILRNIDLKAGGGGGAH